The Solanum pennellii chromosome 11, SPENNV200 sequence CCTTGGCTTAAAGGAGCATTTTATTTCGACCAAACAAGAAACTAGAACACCTTCAACTTCTTTGGTTGATGATTCTGATATCTTTGGAAGGCAGAATGAAATAGAGAATTTGATTGGTCGTAGTTCCTATTGTTGGAATGGGCGGCTTGGGTAAGACAACACTTGCTAAAGCGGTTTACAATGATGAGAGAGTGCAGAAACATTTTGTTTTGAAAGCTTGGTTTTGTGTTTCTGAGGCATATGATGCTTTCACAATAACAAaaggtttacttcaagaaattgGATCATTTGAGTTGAAGGTTGATCACAATCTTAATCAGCTACAAGTTAAACTGAAGGAAAGCTTAAAGGGGAAGAAGTTTCTTGTTGTTTTGGATGATGTGTGGAATGACAACTACAACGAGTGGGATGAGTTGAGAAATGTTTTTGTACAAGGAGATACAGGAAGTAAGATTATTGTAACGACACGTAAAGAGAGTGTTGCCTTGATGATGGGAAATGAGAAAATTAGCATGGAAAATTTGTCTACTGAAGCCTCTTGGTCTCTATTCAAAAGAAATGCATTTGAAATCATGGATGCTATGGAACATCTGGAACTTGAAGAGGTTGGAAGACAAATTGCAGCTAAGTGCAAAGGACTGCCCTTAGCTCTTAAGACGCTCGCTGGCATGTTACGCTCCAAATCAGAGGTTGAAGAGTGGAAATGTGTTCTGAGAAGTGAAATATGGGAGCTGCGAGACAATGACATATTACCAGCGTTAATGTTGAGCTACAATGATCTTCCCGCACATTTAAAGCGATGCTTTTCTTTTTGTGCAATATTTCCTAAAGATTATCCATTTAGGAAAGAACAAGTTATTCATCTATGGATTGCCAATGGTCTCGTACCAGTGAAAGATGAAATAAATCAAGATTTAGGCAACCAATACTTTCTAGAGTTGAGATCAAGATCATTATTTGAAAAGGTCCCAAATCCTTCTAAAAGGAACATAGAGGAATTATTCCTAATGCATGACCTTGTCAACGATTTAGCCCAAATTGCATCttcaaaactttgtatcagGTTGGAAGAGAGAAAAGGATCTTTTATGTTGGAAAAAAGTCGGCACGTATCTTATTCAATGGGAAGAGATGGTGAGTTTGAGAAATTGACACCCCTCTACAAATTGGAGCAGCTGAGGACATTGCTTCCGATACGTATTGAATTTAGATCGCACTATCTAAGCAAGAGGGTGTTGCATAACATACTGCCTACACTAAGATCCTTGAGGGTACTATCATTGTCTCATTACAAGAATAAGGAGTTGCCAAATGACTTGTTTATCAAATTAAAGCTCCTCAGATTTTTGGACCTTTCTTGTACATGGATTACAAAGTTGCCGGATTCCATTTGTGGATTGTATAATTTAGAGACACTTCTCCTGTCATCTTGTTATGAACTTGAGGAGCTACCGCTGCAGATGGAGAAGTTGATTAACTTGCGTCATCTTGACATAAGCGACACTCTTCGCTTGAAGATGCCACTACATCTGAGCAGGTTGAAAAGCCTCCAAGTGTTGGTGGGAGCCAAGTTTCTTGTAGGTGGTTGGAGAATGGAATATTTGGGTGAAGCACAAAACTTATATGGATCTCTATCAGTTGTGAAGTTGGAAAATGTGGTTGATAGAAGGGAAGCTGTGAAGGCAAAGATGAGGGAGAAGAATCATGTTGAGCAATTATCATTGGAGTGGAGTGAAAGTAGTATTGCCGACAATTCACAAACAGAAAGAGACATACTTGATGAGCTACGCccacataaaaacattaaagaagTCAAAATCAGTGGATATAGAGGGACAAACTTTCCCAATTGGGTAGCTGATCCTTTGTTTGTCAAGCTGGTGAAATTGTCTCTTAGCTACTGCAAGGACTGTTACTCCTTGCCAGCACTAGGACAACTCCCTTGTTTGAAATTCCTTTCTATTAGAGGGATGTATGGAATAAGAGTGGTGACGGAAGAATTCTATGGCAGATTGTCCTCCAAAAAGCCTTTTAACTGTCTAGAGAAGCTTGAATTTGAAGATACGCCTGAGTGGAAGCAATGGCACGCACTAGGAATTGGAGAGTTCCCTACACTTGAGAACCTTTCAATTAAAAATTGCCCTAAACTCAGTTTGGAGATACCCATccaattttcaagtttaaaaagGTTAGAAGTTAGTTATTGTCCAGTTGTTTTTGATGATGCTCAACTGTTTAGATCCCAACTTAAAGCAATGAAGCAGATTGAGGAAATAGATATATTTGATTGTAAGTCTGTTACCTCCTTTCCTTTTATCATACTGCCAACTACCTTGAAGAGAATAGAGATATCTGGTTGCCCAAAATTGAAATTGGAGGCGCCAATTGGTGAGATGTTTATGGAGTATTTGGGTGTGAGTGATTGTGGTTGTGTAGATGATATATCACCTGAGTTTCTCCCAACAGCACGTGAATTGAGTATTATGAATTGCCAGAACGTTACTAGGTTTTTGATTCCTACTGCCACTGAAACTCTCCTTATTTGGAGTTGTGAGAATGTTGAAAAACTATCGGTGGCATGTAGAGGAGCGGCCCAGATGACGTTACTGGAAATTTATGGCTGTAAGAAGCTCAAGTGTCTTCCAGACTGTATGCAGGAACTCAAGGAACTGCAACTGTATGATTGTCCAGAAATAGAAGGAGAATTGCCCTTCAATTTACAGAAACTCTATATCAGTAATTGCAAGAAACTGGTGAATGGCCGAAAGGAGTGGCATTTACAGAGACTCACAGAGTTAAAGATCCATCATGATGGGAGTGACAAAGATATTGAACATTGGGAGTTGCCTTCCTCTATTACAAGACTTGAGGTATCCAATCTTAAAACATTAAGCAGCCAACATCTCAAAAGCCTCACCTCTCTTCAATATCTTTGTATTCAAGGTAATTTACCTCAGATTCAGTCACAAGGCCAGCTTTCCTCCTTTTCTCACCTCACTTCGCTTCAAACTCTACAAATCTGGAATTTCCGTAATCTCCAATCACTACCTGAATCAGCACTgccctcctccctctctcacCTGACCATCATCCATTGCCCTAATCTCCAATCACTTTCAGAATCAGCACTgccctcctccctctctcacCTGGAGATAGATAATTGCCCTAATCTCCAATCACTCTCCGAATCAGCATTGCCCTCTTCCCTCTCTACACTATCGATTTTAGAATGTCCATTGCTCAAACCACTACTAGAATTTGACAAGGGGGAATACTGGCCACAAATTGCTCATATCCCCACCATACAGATCGATTGGGAATATATttaacaattaaaacaaatggCTCTCCAACTGATGTAAGCTATTCGTTACCCTCAGAagctttttatttcactttacttttttcttaattcttttcattttaaatcatGCCGTGCtctgttaggaccgaaaataagcaggtgtaaacgcggaagctagcaaagcaaacctcaaaagaccacgaataagaagacaacgagaaatatatcaaaagacacaaagatttaacgtggttcggtcaatcgacctacgtccacaaaggagatgagcaatccactataaatatgagagtacaaaatacagagggaaacaacctcaaccaaatcactcggaatacatgggagggtCACACAAgggataacgtatcaagcttgtgacccataaattctccctctaaccaaaactctcaaagcccttaagactacattgtgaatgctgattaagttagaaggaacatgcctctatttatagagtcctaaaccttttcctaccagaaaaaggattagtcaatccaaaaccttttcctaaaaggaaaacctatacatggtaagaaatttagggcaaataaaacccaacatgCTCATCATCAAACACATAGCTTTATAGGTAAGCTCCATACAGAATCTAACTTTTTGAAAGGATAATTCGATCACAAGTTTTAAGAAATAACTGCAACTTCCATTGTCAGATGTTATATGATTCTATGTTTCTCATGGCTTATTGGTGTATGCTCTTACCGTGTTTTCATTCACGTCTCAATTGCCAAAGAAATCATATGTAGCTTCTGCCACCATGTTCAATCGAAAGCTTTTAGTTCTTGTAATCATCAACCATCCTATGTCACTAGAAATTTTGATAGGTAAAAGAGGTAGACAAAAAAGCTAAACATCTTTTTTCTTTCGTATAGCGACCAGACAACTACATTTTGATAGGTAAGGGCTATAGATATACATTTGTAGGGTGTTAATCTAACGAGTAAGAAAATCACTGTCTTCAGATATCTTCTCTTGCATATACTTTTGCAATTTTAAGCTAGATTTTGAACTCATGTGTAGTTGCTAACTTGAACATGTTTTGTGCTTAATCAGATGTGGATTTTGAAGAGCGAGTACGACAAATCTGGTACATCAATTGTCCGTAAGAAGTGTTTCTAAGGTGCTGCTGCTATTTTTACATCTGTTCCCgagttctttttttaaaaaatctttccACTAAAGCTATTATGTCGTCCACAGTGAATTTTCAGGTCTGTTGTTATAGGAAAGTCTTTGAGATGTGACTATCAAAGAAGGGTGATTACAATCAGTGTACCGCTGAAACTATTTCATGTTTCCAGTGCAAGCCTCTTTTGTAAGTTGACAAACTCGATTAGTTAATATGTTTGGGACTCAACTAGTAGTTAGAGTACTCATTTTGTAAGACTTGTGTACAGAAAATCAAATTAGAATTATAACTCGTGATGGTTGAATAAACTCTAAGAAGTagtgatatatttttatagtgGATATGTTGTTTGCTCATTCGGTGCTTGATTTCCACATTGGAGTCCAACTAAATTCGAATTTGCACATTTAAAGGAGCGGCGCTCCTGACATGATTTTTTCCCCATTCTACGACTTGTGCTCCTAAATTCTAATTAAGGATAGAAAAATCTCAACTATCTCACCCCAACTCATATAAGTTATATTCGGTATAAAGTGTAAACTAAAAATTATCATATCTTGCTCAAACCAATAAACAGAGTGGAAGTATAGTTTAAGCTGCTAATAGAAAACTGATAACCAAACTGACACCTATTCACAAAAAAGTAGAAAACCGAAATAACTACGAAAGAAGATAGTTCTCACCATTAACAATGACAAGAACATACCCAAAGGCTGTGTTGGATAGACCCTTGATCGATAGACAAGTACTTACCATTAAAAGAAGTTATTGTGTCTTGGGATGATTTGTTTGAAGGAAAAGAAAGGAATGGATGAAATGCTATACCTTTTCCATTCCAAGTTCTATTTTTTGAGATGTCCaataatttttaagattatGTACTTGTTTTTTGCACGactatcaaaaattttaattcattatacTATTCAGACCTATAAAATGTAAATTGTAATCCCATTCCCTTGAAACCCAAAGTAAGTCTTTAAGTGACATTTATCTTTTGTCAACAAAAAATCATTTACACAAAGTTAGTTTAATCTTTCTCTTCTACAATGATTTGCAAGGTTAAATATGcatttgtttttcatatttaatttggaAATCTGGAAAATGAATTACTAATGGTAGAAAAAATGAGCTTGATCACTGATGTGTACTTTTATCTACTTGACTGTTTTAGGCGGATGGAATGAAAGAAGGAGAAAATGTGGTTAGTATAGATATGAATGTTGTTGACAATGCAGCTGAACAGAATCCCGTTGATATGTCTAACGGTGTCGTCCTACAAAGGCTTGTTGTGAGTTGAAGTAATATGATTTGAACTGTTGTTTTTTACAAATCCAAACAATCTCTTGAATGGCTTAGCTGGTCTATATCTTTATTATTCATTCTGTGATCTCAGCGGGGGCCCAGATACTTCGATCCTCCAGACAGCAGTTGGGGGACGTGTTATAATTGTGGTCATACGACAGTCAGTTGTACTTCAGCCAAACGCAAAAAAACCATGTTTTGTTTGTGGGAGTTTTGATCATAATTATAAACAGTGTACAAAGGTTAGTGGTTGAAATAGCTACCATTATTATGTGTCCAATTTCATCTTGTTAATCTCCTCACAATTGTTGAATTTGTTAAGTGGGAAGTTTGATCttctgtttcattttttttgattGACTAACATTGTGAGTCAAGCAGTTTTAAATAAACAAAGGTGCACTCAACCTAATCTTTTGGATGAGATGATCACACTATTCAACAAAGTTGAAGTCAACTGTTATGTTTagtgtattgattatttttgcCTTATTTGCAGGAGGATTATGATAAGTTGGTGTCACAGCCCCGTCGCCTTAGACACGAGTCAACTGTATGTTCTCTTGTTTCTATTGCATGTAGAAATCTTTTGTGCACTGAAATGTTGGAGACAAAGGAGATTTTAAAGTGTCATGTTATGGGGTTATACTAGTGTATGGGTCTCTTGGTAGAAAAACTTGAATTGTGTTTGATCGAGTAAGACCAGAAAGCTGGCTGAAACCTTGGTTGTCCTGTCTTTTTGATATCAACATCTTGCAGTGGTGACTAGTTCCGTTTTGTAGCTTCTTTTTCTAGTCAATTTAAACACAAGTATATCCAGTCCCTTTATCACCAAGGGGTGTGGTAGGATGGCTGGAGTCCCTCCATCCTACTCTCTCAACTGTGAAAGTTCCAATTTTCCTGTGTCAGATTTCCTCCCACTGTTCGCTGAAAGAAGGATGTAATTAGGCATCTATCTGTAAATTTACATTTGAAGATAGAAAGATTAACTGATCATATGTATAGTGATGGGTATCATTTGGTTTATCTGATATCTAGAGCACTAGTTGATTAAAAATTAGCTTCACTTAAATTTGAGATTCTTAAATGTCTCATACACGTTAAACCTTCCTCTTCTGCTttaaaagcttttcttgtttgacttccaaaattATGATATGGGATTTGTAGCGCATTGTGCTTGTTTAAGTGATTAATTTAGCTTCTGTGGTATACGAAGGATAGTGTTGCCCTAGATCAGTTTATACTCGGTTTAGCAAAGTTGTCTGAAATTGCTATATCTGTGGTAGGTTGGTGCTGgagtatatataaaataacaaagttgTCTGAAATTGCTATGgagtatatataaaataacatagGGGCTAAACATTGGGTAATTAAACATTAGGGATGAGCTTGAGCGAGATATCATTAAGTAAATGGACTTTGTGCCTAACCCAGTCCAAAAAGCTAATCCAAGATCATATAAGGGTGCCTTTAACCAATGTGGTAAACTAACAGCAACCCTTTTCAATCCTTTTGGTGGTTAATCTATGTGCTCATCGTTACCATAGTCATGACCCAATATTCTGTTTCTTCTATATTGCCCAATTGCCTGAAAGTATTATAGTATTTAGAGGTAGAACGTATATAAAGAAGGTATCAGTGTCCATTTTGCGTCGTGATTGTCtttgatttttgttgataatcCTTTCCAAGAGCAGGCTTCCTACCCCAAAAGATGCAAGTCATTGCATCCTAGTGAATACGACATGACGAATACAGAAATTGATTCATAATAACAGTTGGAAAGGCACCATTAGGTCTAGTCACCTATAAGATAGTGTAAAACTAACCTTCTATATCTCTCTCTTGAGATTACTAAGAAGCACTAAGCGGGTCCTCCTAACCTATTGGAGGTTTACCATATAAATTCATAGAAGTATCAATAAGTTCACATTCCATCATACATTTCTTCTAACTACATAAGGAGAGTATTAATAACCTGTAAAACTTTTTAAGGAGAGTGCTTTATTCAAGGAGATCGTAATTCTGTTTTCAGCAGGATTATATAAGAAATCTGGAGCCATCCAAAACTTCTAAGGAAATTCTAGTTCCTTTTCTAATAAAGAAATAACAATGTCTTCAATGCATTGTCAAGATGCAGTCTACTTTCTAGCAGCAATTAACACGAATCGTACATCCATCCCAAATATCATTATGGAAGAAAAAAATCGCTGACATTGCACTTCATCTCAATTCTCATTAGGATAGTTGAAGTATGAAGTTATTCTTATGTATTCATACTTATCTGCAGATCCTCGGGATGATCTAGGTGGTATGGATGTAGCAAGAAAGGTTAGGAAACATCTTTCTTCTTAAACTTACAGTGTCCAAGATTTCAATCCATTTATATTGCCAAACTATTATGCTGATTAAAGCagtatctttcttttttattgaaCTTACCTGCAGTCTTACAGTATGCATAATTAAGACATAATGTTTCATCTGCTATATACTCACACTCACTGTAGAAAGTGTTTTCAGGAAGTATATTTTTTCTGTGATATTCTAATGCTGAATGTTGTCCATTTATGAGTATGGCCATTTTAGCTGAATGATGTCTTTGttat is a genomic window containing:
- the LOC107004513 gene encoding LOW QUALITY PROTEIN: putative disease resistance protein At3g14460 (The sequence of the model RefSeq protein was modified relative to this genomic sequence to represent the inferred CDS: inserted 2 bases in 1 codon); the protein is MEIGLAVGGAFLSSALNVLFDRLAPNGDLLNMFQKHKDHVKLLKKLEDILLGLQIVLSDAENKQASNRHVSQWFNKLQSAVEGAENLIEEFNYEASRLKVEGQHQNLAETSNKQVSDPNLCLSDDFFLNIKDKLEETIETLEVLEKQIGRLGLKEHFISTKQETRTPSTSLVDDSDIFGRQNEIENLXLVVVPIVGMGGLGKTTLAKAVYNDERVQKHFVLKAWFCVSEAYDAFTITKGLLQEIGSFELKVDHNLNQLQVKLKESLKGKKFLVVLDDVWNDNYNEWDELRNVFVQGDTGSKIIVTTRKESVALMMGNEKISMENLSTEASWSLFKRNAFEIMDAMEHLELEEVGRQIAAKCKGLPLALKTLAGMLRSKSEVEEWKCVLRSEIWELRDNDILPALMLSYNDLPAHLKRCFSFCAIFPKDYPFRKEQVIHLWIANGLVPVKDEINQDLGNQYFLELRSRSLFEKVPNPSKRNIEELFLMHDLVNDLAQIASSKLCIRLEERKGSFMLEKSRHVSYSMGRDGEFEKLTPLYKLEQLRTLLPIRIEFRSHYLSKRVLHNILPTLRSLRVLSLSHYKNKELPNDLFIKLKLLRFLDLSCTWITKLPDSICGLYNLETLLLSSCYELEELPLQMEKLINLRHLDISDTLRLKMPLHLSRLKSLQVLVGAKFLVGGWRMEYLGEAQNLYGSLSVVKLENVVDRREAVKAKMREKNHVEQLSLEWSESSIADNSQTERDILDELRPHKNIKEVKISGYRGTNFPNWVADPLFVKLVKLSLSYCKDCYSLPALGQLPCLKFLSIRGMYGIRVVTEEFYGRLSSKKPFNCLEKLEFEDTPEWKQWHALGIGEFPTLENLSIKNCPKLSLEIPIQFSSLKRLEVSYCPVVFDDAQLFRSQLKAMKQIEEIDIFDCKSVTSFPFIILPTTLKRIEISGCPKLKLEAPIGEMFMEYLGVSDCGCVDDISPEFLPTARELSIMNCQNVTRFLIPTATETLLIWSCENVEKLSVACRGAAQMTLLEIYGCKKLKCLPDCMQELKELQLYDCPEIEGELPFNLQKLYISNCKKLVNGRKEWHLQRLTELKIHHDGSDKDIEHWELPSSITRLEVSNLKTLSSQHLKSLTSLQYLCIQGNLPQIQSQGQLSSFSHLTSLQTLQIWNFRNLQSLPESALPSSLSHLTIIHCPNLQSLSESALPSSLSHLEIDNCPNLQSLSESALPSSLSTLSILECPLLKPLLEFDKGEYWPQIAHIPTIQIDWEYI